TCATTATCCCAATACATTAGTAAGGATTATTTATTGTTGTCAACAAAGTCAACTAGGTCTTGGACTGTTTCCATATTCAATTCATCTTCATCGATAGTGACATCAAATTCGTCCTCAATATCATTGATAATTTGGAATAAATCTAAGCTATCAGCATCTAAATCAGATTGAAATTTAGTTTCAGGAGTAACCTCTTCCTTATCTAAATCTAACTGGTCACAAA
The nucleotide sequence above comes from Aerococcus urinae. Encoded proteins:
- a CDS encoding acyl carrier protein produces the protein MSTFEKIQELICDQLDLDKEEVTPETKFQSDLDADSLDLFQIINDIEDEFDVTIDEDELNMETVQDLVDFVDNNK